Proteins encoded within one genomic window of Mycolicibacterium monacense:
- a CDS encoding heme-binding protein — MMLPSQHFGHRAVIGAIGAGAVAGAVFFGGAAVASAQPPVPPPPNCSPADWAGVRAGVAAALSTYLFTHPPVNEFFATLKGQSRDQMRPQVQEYLDANPQVRAELQGIKQPADDFLNRCNQQPNPSDTPLP; from the coding sequence ATGATGTTGCCTTCACAACATTTTGGTCACCGAGCAGTTATTGGCGCAATCGGCGCCGGCGCAGTTGCTGGTGCAGTGTTTTTCGGAGGCGCAGCAGTTGCGAGTGCCCAGCCGCCGGTTCCACCCCCACCGAATTGCTCGCCCGCGGATTGGGCGGGCGTCAGGGCCGGCGTTGCCGCAGCGCTGTCCACCTACCTGTTCACACATCCGCCCGTCAACGAATTCTTCGCCACGCTCAAGGGTCAGTCCCGGGACCAAATGCGTCCGCAGGTGCAGGAGTACTTGGACGCCAACCCCCAGGTTCGAGCCGAACTCCAGGGCATCAAGCAACCGGCGGACGACTTCCTGAACCGCTGTAATCAGCAACCGAATCCGTCGGACACCCCACTGCCCTAG
- a CDS encoding HNH endonuclease, with protein sequence MRCCLGCGATLSKRSQKIYCGNACQAAARRTASAKLWLESGQAWVDSRPDHYIRVHLAAEQSGCCAICGGSSTWHGLPLTLILDHIDGNSTNNRRQNLRLVCPNCDSQLPTYKSRNRGSGRAFRRQRYADGKSY encoded by the coding sequence ATGCGATGCTGCCTCGGCTGCGGTGCAACGCTTTCCAAGCGCAGCCAGAAGATCTATTGCGGTAACGCCTGTCAGGCCGCGGCCCGACGAACGGCCAGTGCGAAGCTCTGGCTCGAATCCGGGCAAGCATGGGTCGATTCTCGACCAGATCATTACATCCGAGTGCACCTTGCCGCCGAACAATCCGGTTGCTGCGCAATCTGCGGCGGCTCCAGCACCTGGCATGGCCTGCCGCTGACGTTGATACTGGACCACATCGACGGCAACTCGACCAACAACCGCCGACAGAACCTGCGCCTGGTCTGCCCGAACTGCGATTCGCAGTTGCCCACCTACAAGAGCCGCAACCGCGGCAGCGGCCGCGCCTTCCGCCGGCAGCGCTATGCCGACGGCAAGTCCTATTAG
- a CDS encoding MlaD family protein, giving the protein MDFGKNLMQLATAPARIGLAAAETSLGIATSAIGVAKATLGEGDPRVTGNPGAFAQMLGINDAVERANRLARLMDEDQPLGRALAPDGPVDRLLKPGGVVDRLTAPGGVLDRLTQDDGGLMRAIEPGGLVDQLLDEDGLVERLLAEDGIADRLLADGGLIDKLTARNGPLEQLADVADTLNRLTPGLEALAPTVEALREAVIALSQVVNPLSNIADRIPLPGRRLGRRTPTTPTTAVRSQRVIDVEE; this is encoded by the coding sequence ATGGACTTCGGCAAGAACCTGATGCAGCTCGCCACCGCGCCGGCGCGCATCGGGCTCGCCGCCGCCGAGACCAGTCTGGGCATCGCCACATCGGCGATCGGCGTGGCCAAGGCGACGCTCGGTGAGGGCGACCCGCGCGTCACCGGGAACCCGGGCGCTTTCGCCCAGATGCTGGGCATCAACGACGCCGTGGAACGGGCGAACCGCCTGGCCAGGCTCATGGACGAGGATCAGCCGCTCGGCCGCGCCCTGGCGCCGGACGGACCGGTGGACCGTCTCCTCAAGCCGGGCGGTGTCGTCGACCGGCTGACCGCGCCGGGCGGTGTGCTCGACCGGTTGACGCAGGACGACGGCGGGCTGATGCGTGCCATCGAACCGGGCGGGCTGGTCGATCAGTTGCTCGACGAAGACGGTCTGGTGGAGCGGCTGCTCGCCGAGGACGGCATCGCCGACCGGCTGCTCGCCGACGGCGGGTTGATCGACAAACTGACCGCGCGCAACGGTCCACTCGAACAGCTCGCCGACGTGGCCGACACGCTGAACCGGCTGACTCCCGGCCTCGAAGCGCTGGCCCCGACGGTCGAGGCCCTGCGCGAAGCGGTGATCGCGCTGAGTCAGGTGGTGAACCCGCTGAGCAACATCGCCGACCGGATCCCGCTGCCCGGTCGCAGGCTCGGCCGCCGAACACCGACCACGCCCACCACGGCGGTGCGGTCGCAACGGGTGATCGACGTCGAGGAGTGA
- a CDS encoding response regulator transcription factor gives MAMAALSETTPEARVLVVDDEANIVELLSVSLKFQGFEVHTASDGASALDKARDVRPDAVILDVMMPGMDGFGLLRRLRADGIDAPALFLTARDSLQDKIAGLTLGGDDYVTKPFSLEEVVARLRVILRRTGRGAEEPKTSRLSFADIELDEDTHEVWKAGEPVSLSPTEFTLLRYFIINAGTVLSKPKILDHVWRYDFGGDVNVVESYVSYLRRKIDTGERRLLHTLRGVGYVLREPR, from the coding sequence ATGGCGATGGCTGCGTTATCCGAAACCACCCCCGAGGCCCGGGTCCTCGTCGTCGACGACGAGGCCAACATCGTCGAGCTGTTGTCGGTCAGTCTGAAGTTCCAGGGATTCGAGGTGCACACCGCTTCCGACGGTGCCTCCGCGCTCGACAAGGCGCGCGACGTCCGGCCCGACGCGGTGATCCTCGACGTGATGATGCCCGGGATGGACGGGTTCGGTCTGCTGCGCCGTCTGCGGGCCGACGGTATCGACGCCCCGGCGTTGTTCCTGACAGCCCGCGATTCGCTGCAGGACAAGATCGCGGGGTTGACGCTCGGCGGCGACGACTACGTCACCAAACCGTTCAGCCTCGAGGAGGTCGTCGCCCGGCTGCGGGTGATCCTGCGGCGCACCGGCCGCGGCGCCGAGGAGCCGAAGACCTCGCGGCTGAGCTTCGCCGACATCGAACTCGACGAGGACACCCACGAGGTGTGGAAGGCCGGCGAGCCGGTGTCGCTGTCTCCCACCGAGTTCACCCTGCTGCGGTACTTCATCATCAACGCGGGCACGGTGTTGTCCAAGCCCAAGATCCTCGACCACGTGTGGCGCTACGACTTCGGGGGCGACGTCAACGTCGTCGAGTCCTATGTCTCGTACCTACGTCGCAAGATCGACACGGGGGAGAGGCGGCTGCTGCACACGCTGCGGGGTGTGGGGTACGTCCTGCGCGAGCCGCGATGA
- a CDS encoding sensor histidine kinase produces MRGGVPLRLGLVAATLVLVAFGLLASGIAVTSIMRHSLESRVDQTLLDASRSWAQAPRQLPVAPLAGPNPARPPSDFYVRGTGPDGRMWTAVNDREAEPVLPSSNDVGPVPVTVRSVNHSDVEWRAMTVRGPSGALTTVAIDLSEVQSTVRALVWSQIGIGAAVLLVLGVAGYAVVQRSLRPLTEVEETAAAIAAGQLDRRVPQRDPRTEVGRLSLALNGMLAQIQRAVASSESSADAARTSEERMRRFITDASHELRTPLTTIRGFAELYRQGAARDVEMLMNRIESESRRMGLLVEDLLLLARLDAQRPLERHRVDLLALATDAVHDAQSIAPERTITLHVLDGPGTPEVVGDEARLRQVLGNLVANALQHTPKHAGITVRVGTDETNAVLEVCDEGPGMTEEDARRVFERFYRTDSSRARESGGTGLGLSIVDSLVLAHGGTVRVTTAPGQGCRFTVQLPRFSDVPVETA; encoded by the coding sequence GTGCGCGGAGGTGTGCCGCTGCGGCTGGGGCTGGTGGCCGCGACGCTGGTGCTCGTGGCGTTCGGGCTGCTGGCCTCCGGCATCGCGGTGACGTCGATCATGCGGCACAGCCTGGAGAGCCGCGTTGATCAGACACTGCTCGACGCCTCGCGCAGTTGGGCACAGGCGCCCCGGCAGCTGCCGGTGGCGCCACTTGCGGGTCCCAATCCGGCCCGCCCACCGTCGGACTTCTACGTCCGCGGCACCGGACCCGACGGGCGGATGTGGACGGCCGTGAACGACCGCGAGGCCGAACCGGTGTTGCCGTCGTCCAACGACGTGGGACCGGTCCCCGTCACCGTGCGGTCGGTGAACCACTCCGACGTCGAGTGGCGCGCGATGACCGTCCGCGGCCCCAGTGGGGCGCTCACCACGGTGGCGATCGACCTGTCCGAAGTGCAGTCGACGGTTCGCGCGCTGGTGTGGTCGCAGATCGGTATCGGTGCGGCCGTGCTGTTGGTGCTCGGAGTCGCGGGTTATGCCGTGGTGCAACGCAGCCTGCGCCCGTTGACCGAGGTCGAGGAGACCGCGGCGGCGATCGCGGCCGGTCAGCTCGACCGACGGGTGCCGCAGCGGGATCCGCGCACGGAGGTGGGCCGACTGTCGTTGGCCCTCAACGGAATGCTGGCGCAGATCCAGCGGGCGGTGGCGTCGTCGGAGTCCTCGGCGGACGCCGCGCGCACCTCGGAGGAGCGCATGCGCCGGTTCATCACCGATGCCAGCCACGAGTTGCGCACCCCGTTGACGACGATCCGCGGGTTCGCCGAGCTGTACCGCCAGGGCGCCGCGCGTGACGTCGAGATGCTGATGAACCGCATCGAGAGCGAATCGCGCCGGATGGGCCTGCTCGTCGAGGACCTGCTGTTGCTGGCCCGCCTCGACGCGCAGCGGCCGTTGGAGCGGCACCGCGTCGACCTGCTGGCGCTGGCCACCGACGCCGTCCATGACGCGCAGTCGATCGCACCCGAGAGGACGATCACCCTGCACGTGCTCGATGGGCCCGGCACACCGGAGGTGGTCGGCGACGAAGCGCGACTGCGGCAGGTGCTGGGCAATCTCGTCGCCAATGCGCTTCAGCACACCCCGAAGCACGCCGGCATCACGGTGCGGGTGGGCACCGACGAGACCAACGCCGTCCTGGAGGTGTGTGACGAGGGGCCGGGTATGACCGAAGAGGACGCGCGCAGGGTGTTCGAGCGCTTCTACCGCACCGACTCGTCGCGGGCCCGCGAGAGCGGAGGGACCGGACTCGGGCTGTCGATCGTGGATTCGCTGGTCCTGGCCCACGGCGGGACGGTGCGCGTGACGACGGCGCCGGGGCAGGGTTGCCGGTTCACCGTGCAGCTGCCGCGGTTCAGCGACGTTCCCGTCGAAACGGCTTGA
- a CDS encoding HIT family protein, which yields MATVFTKIINGELPGRFVYEDDEIVAFLTIAPMTQGHTLVVPRAEIDQWQDIEPAVFARVMEVSQLIGKAVVKAFGAERAGVIIAGLEVPHLHVHVFPAYNLTDFGFANVDNEPSPESLDEAQSKIKAALAELG from the coding sequence ATGGCGACCGTCTTCACAAAGATCATCAACGGAGAACTCCCGGGCCGATTCGTCTACGAGGATGACGAGATCGTCGCGTTCCTCACCATCGCGCCGATGACGCAGGGCCACACGCTCGTCGTGCCGCGCGCGGAGATCGATCAGTGGCAGGACATCGAGCCCGCGGTGTTCGCCCGCGTCATGGAAGTGTCGCAGCTGATCGGCAAGGCGGTCGTCAAGGCGTTCGGCGCCGAACGCGCGGGCGTCATCATCGCAGGCCTCGAAGTCCCGCACCTACACGTGCACGTCTTCCCCGCCTACAACCTCACCGACTTCGGATTCGCCAACGTCGACAACGAGCCGTCGCCGGAATCGCTCGACGAGGCCCAGTCCAAGATCAAGGCCGCACTCGCCGAACTCGGTTAA
- a CDS encoding SDR family NAD(P)-dependent oxidoreductase, translated as MAELLSAQGAGVVVSGRDPDAVEQAAQRVSGVGCAGSPADPEIADALIERCVGEFGRIDILINCAGTPEPPGSSILNVSSAQFRELLDAHLGTVFETCRAAAPRMVAQGGGAIVNTSSFAFLGDYGGTGYPAGKGAVNGLTSAIAAELKEHGVRANVVCPGAKTRLSSGDEYEQHVTELNRRGLLDDVSLQGALDAAPPEYVAPTYAYLVSDRARGVTGRIFIAAGGFVGEFTRQSPGFLGYRDHHDSPPWTVEELHELIGG; from the coding sequence GTGGCCGAACTGCTCTCGGCGCAAGGTGCCGGGGTGGTGGTCAGCGGACGCGATCCCGACGCGGTCGAACAAGCCGCACAACGTGTCTCGGGTGTCGGCTGCGCGGGTTCGCCGGCCGACCCCGAGATTGCCGACGCACTGATCGAACGGTGCGTGGGCGAGTTCGGGCGCATCGACATCCTGATCAACTGTGCGGGCACCCCCGAGCCGCCGGGGTCGTCGATCCTGAACGTGAGCTCAGCGCAGTTCCGCGAGCTGCTCGACGCACACCTGGGCACGGTGTTCGAGACGTGCCGAGCCGCGGCCCCGCGGATGGTCGCGCAGGGCGGCGGGGCGATCGTCAACACGAGTTCGTTTGCCTTCCTTGGCGATTACGGCGGCACCGGGTACCCGGCCGGCAAGGGCGCGGTCAACGGGCTGACGTCGGCGATCGCCGCGGAACTGAAGGAACATGGCGTGCGGGCGAACGTCGTGTGCCCGGGCGCCAAGACCCGGCTCTCGAGCGGCGACGAATACGAACAGCACGTCACGGAGTTGAATCGCCGCGGCCTACTCGACGACGTGAGCCTGCAAGGAGCCCTGGACGCCGCGCCGCCGGAATACGTGGCGCCGACATACGCCTACCTGGTCAGCGATCGCGCGCGCGGTGTGACCGGCCGGATCTTCATCGCCGCCGGCGGCTTCGTCGGCGAGTTCACCCGCCAGTCCCCCGGCTTCCTCGGCTACCGGGACCACCACGACTCGCCACCGTGGACCGTCGAGGAGTTGCACGAGCTCATCGGGGGCTGA
- a CDS encoding nuclear transport factor 2 family protein → MTQETVEQSPVVAASRASWRCVQSGDKEGWLALMADDVVIEDPIGEAVTNPDGNGVRGKDAVAAFYDANIGPNTLTVTCEATFPSSSPTEIAYILVLRTEFPNGFVATVRGVFTYRVDAAGLITNLRGYWNMESMTFEEAKGD, encoded by the coding sequence GTGACCCAGGAGACGGTCGAGCAGTCACCGGTGGTCGCGGCGTCACGCGCGTCGTGGCGCTGCGTCCAATCGGGTGACAAAGAGGGCTGGCTGGCCCTGATGGCCGACGACGTGGTCATCGAGGACCCGATCGGCGAGGCGGTCACGAATCCGGACGGCAACGGGGTGCGCGGCAAGGACGCCGTCGCGGCGTTCTACGACGCGAACATCGGGCCGAACACGCTCACAGTCACGTGCGAGGCGACGTTCCCGTCCAGCTCGCCGACCGAGATCGCCTACATCCTGGTGTTGCGCACCGAGTTCCCGAACGGCTTCGTCGCCACGGTCCGCGGTGTGTTCACCTACCGGGTCGACGCGGCCGGCCTGATCACGAATCTGCGCGGCTACTGGAACATGGAGTCGATGACGTTCGAAGAGGCCAAGGGCGATTAG
- a CDS encoding NDMA-dependent alcohol dehydrogenase: MKTKGALIWEFNQPWSIEEIEIGDPVKDEVKIRMEASGMCHSDHHLVTGGIPMAGFPVLGGHEGAGVVTEVGPGVEDLAPGDHVVLSFIPSCGRCPSCQAGLRNLCDLGAGLLGGTAVSDGTHRIHAKGQPVFPMTLLGTFSPYMVVHKSSVVKIDPSVPFEVACLVGCGVTTGYGSAVRAGDIRPGDDVAVVGVGGVGMSALQGAVNAGARNIFVIEPVEWKRDAALKFGGTHAYPDLESAFAGIAEVTQGLMAKKVIVTVGELHGNDVDNYVNLTSKGGTCVLTAIGSMLDTQVTLNLAMLTLLQKNLQGTIFGGGNPHFDIPQLLSMYKAGKLNLDDMITRQYKLEQINEGYSDMLEGKNIRGVIRYTDNDW, from the coding sequence ATGAAGACCAAGGGCGCCCTCATCTGGGAGTTCAACCAACCGTGGTCGATCGAGGAGATCGAGATCGGTGACCCGGTCAAGGACGAAGTCAAGATCCGGATGGAAGCGTCGGGGATGTGCCACTCCGACCATCACCTGGTCACCGGCGGTATCCCGATGGCCGGCTTCCCGGTGCTCGGCGGGCACGAGGGTGCCGGCGTGGTCACCGAGGTCGGACCGGGCGTCGAGGACCTCGCTCCCGGCGACCACGTCGTGCTCTCGTTCATCCCGTCCTGCGGGCGCTGCCCGTCGTGTCAGGCCGGGCTGCGCAACCTGTGCGATCTGGGCGCCGGCCTGCTGGGCGGCACCGCGGTGTCCGACGGCACCCACCGCATCCATGCCAAGGGTCAGCCCGTCTTCCCGATGACCCTGCTGGGCACGTTCAGCCCGTACATGGTCGTGCACAAGAGCTCGGTCGTGAAGATCGACCCGTCGGTTCCGTTCGAGGTCGCCTGCCTGGTCGGCTGCGGCGTCACCACCGGTTACGGCTCGGCCGTGCGCGCCGGGGACATCCGGCCCGGGGACGACGTCGCGGTCGTCGGCGTCGGCGGTGTCGGCATGTCGGCGCTGCAGGGCGCGGTCAACGCCGGTGCGCGCAACATCTTCGTCATCGAGCCCGTGGAGTGGAAGCGTGACGCCGCGCTGAAGTTCGGCGGCACCCACGCCTACCCCGACCTGGAATCGGCGTTCGCCGGGATCGCCGAGGTCACCCAGGGACTGATGGCCAAGAAGGTCATCGTCACCGTCGGCGAACTGCACGGCAACGACGTCGACAACTACGTCAACCTCACGTCCAAGGGCGGCACCTGCGTGCTGACCGCCATCGGCAGCATGCTCGACACGCAGGTGACCCTGAACCTCGCGATGCTGACCCTGTTGCAGAAGAACCTGCAGGGCACCATCTTCGGCGGCGGCAACCCCCACTTCGACATCCCGCAGCTGCTGTCGATGTACAAGGCGGGCAAGCTCAACCTCGACGACATGATCACCCGGCAGTACAAGCTGGAGCAGATCAACGAGGGCTACTCGGACATGTTGGAGGGCAAGAACATCCGCGGCGTCATCCGCTACACCGACAACGACTGGTGA
- a CDS encoding nuclear transport factor 2-like protein, translating to MTSSSKREELEQWVERWLQANRDAEKAGDWKPLADFYTDDATYGWNIGPKEDVMCIGKEEIRDVALGLEMEGLENWVYEYQKVLIDEKQNEIVGFWKQIVNKSDGTQDEIYGIGGSWFRLAAVGEDESLLIEWQRDFFDFGHVAKGYAKLIESGDLTPTMQKRIERSLSGEKLPGYYPLGEAPAPIW from the coding sequence ATGACTTCATCTTCCAAACGCGAAGAACTGGAGCAGTGGGTCGAGCGGTGGTTACAGGCCAACCGCGACGCCGAGAAGGCGGGTGACTGGAAGCCGCTGGCCGATTTCTACACCGATGACGCCACCTACGGCTGGAACATCGGCCCGAAGGAAGACGTCATGTGCATCGGCAAGGAGGAGATACGCGACGTCGCGCTCGGACTGGAGATGGAAGGCCTCGAGAACTGGGTCTACGAGTACCAGAAGGTGCTCATCGACGAGAAGCAGAACGAGATCGTCGGCTTCTGGAAGCAGATCGTGAACAAGTCCGACGGCACCCAGGACGAGATCTACGGCATCGGCGGCAGCTGGTTCCGGCTCGCCGCTGTTGGGGAGGATGAGTCGCTGTTGATCGAGTGGCAGCGCGACTTCTTCGACTTCGGCCACGTGGCGAAGGGGTACGCGAAGCTGATCGAGTCGGGCGATCTGACCCCCACGATGCAGAAGCGCATCGAACGGTCGCTGTCGGGTGAGAAGCTGCCCGGCTACTACCCGCTCGGAGAGGCACCCGCACCGATCTGGTGA
- a CDS encoding ferredoxin, whose protein sequence is MGSYRIELDADLCQGHAMCELEAPDVFSVPKRGIVEITDPEPPDDLREDVERAVDMCPTRALSIVEK, encoded by the coding sequence ATGGGCAGCTACCGCATAGAACTCGATGCCGACCTGTGCCAGGGTCACGCGATGTGTGAGCTCGAGGCGCCCGATGTGTTCTCGGTGCCCAAACGCGGCATCGTCGAGATCACCGATCCGGAACCACCCGACGACCTCCGCGAGGATGTCGAACGGGCCGTCGACATGTGCCCGACCCGGGCGCTTTCCATTGTGGAGAAATGA
- a CDS encoding cytochrome P450, which produces MTTAVVPRVSGGEEEHGHLEEFRTDPIGLMKRVRDECGDVGWFQLVDKHVILLSGAEANEFFFRSADEDLDQAEAYPFMTPIFGKGVVFDASPERRKEMLHNSALRGEHMKSHAATIEGEVKKMIAGWGDEGEIELLDFFAELTIYTSTACLIGLKFREQLDHRFAEYYHELERGTDPLCYVDPYLPIESFQRRDEARVKLVALVQEIMNQRVADPPKDKADRDMLDVLVSIKDEEGNPRFSADEVTGMFISLMFAGHHTSSGTSSWTLIELIRHPEVYAAVQQELDELYADGQEVSFHALRQIPLLDNVVKETLRLHPPLIILMRVAQGEFEVAGFPIHKGDFVAASPAISNRIPEDFPDPDAFKPDRYDKPEQADVVNRWTWIPFGAGRHRCVGAAFATMQIKAIFSVLLREYEFEMAQPPETYRNDHSKMVVQLERPAKVRYRRRVKA; this is translated from the coding sequence ATGACCACCGCAGTTGTGCCCCGGGTCTCCGGCGGCGAAGAGGAACACGGCCACCTCGAGGAGTTCCGCACCGACCCGATCGGGTTGATGAAGCGGGTCCGCGACGAGTGCGGGGACGTCGGCTGGTTCCAGCTCGTCGACAAACACGTCATCCTGCTCTCCGGCGCCGAAGCCAACGAGTTCTTCTTCCGGTCCGCCGACGAGGATCTCGACCAGGCCGAGGCCTATCCGTTCATGACGCCGATCTTCGGCAAGGGTGTGGTGTTCGACGCCAGCCCGGAACGGCGTAAGGAGATGCTGCACAACTCCGCGTTGCGCGGCGAGCACATGAAGAGCCACGCCGCCACCATCGAGGGCGAAGTCAAGAAGATGATCGCCGGCTGGGGCGACGAGGGCGAGATCGAACTGCTCGACTTCTTCGCGGAGCTGACCATCTACACCTCGACCGCGTGTCTGATCGGGCTGAAGTTCCGCGAGCAGCTCGACCACCGCTTCGCCGAGTACTACCACGAACTCGAACGCGGCACCGACCCGCTGTGCTACGTCGACCCCTACCTGCCGATCGAGAGCTTCCAGCGCCGCGACGAGGCACGGGTGAAACTCGTTGCCCTGGTTCAGGAGATCATGAACCAGCGGGTGGCCGATCCGCCGAAGGACAAGGCCGACCGCGACATGCTCGACGTGCTGGTCTCGATCAAGGACGAGGAGGGCAACCCGCGATTCTCGGCCGACGAGGTCACCGGCATGTTCATCTCGTTGATGTTCGCCGGCCACCACACCAGTTCCGGGACGTCGTCGTGGACGCTGATCGAACTGATCCGCCACCCCGAGGTATACGCCGCGGTACAGCAGGAGCTCGACGAGCTGTACGCGGACGGTCAGGAGGTGAGTTTCCATGCACTGCGCCAGATCCCGCTGCTGGACAACGTCGTCAAGGAGACGTTGCGCCTACATCCGCCGCTGATCATCCTGATGCGGGTCGCGCAGGGCGAGTTCGAGGTCGCCGGATTCCCGATCCACAAGGGCGATTTCGTCGCCGCCTCCCCCGCCATCAGCAACCGGATCCCCGAGGACTTCCCGGACCCGGACGCGTTCAAGCCGGACCGCTACGACAAACCCGAGCAGGCCGACGTCGTCAACCGGTGGACGTGGATTCCGTTCGGGGCCGGCCGGCACCGGTGCGTCGGCGCGGCGTTCGCGACGATGCAGATCAAGGCGATCTTCTCGGTTCTGTTGCGCGAGTACGAATTCGAGATGGCCCAGCCGCCCGAGACCTACCGCAACGACCACTCGAAGATGGTGGTGCAGTTGGAGCGTCCGGCCAAGGTGCGCTACCGCAGGCGTGTGAAGGCCTGA
- a CDS encoding SDR family oxidoreductase — MPRFEPLPDRRPALVAGASSGIGAATAIELAAHGFPVALGARRVEKCQEIVDTIRAEGGEAIAVHLDVTDPDSVKAAVEQTTSELGDIEVLVAGAGDTYFGKLADISTEQFESQIQIHLIGANRVAGAVLPGMIERQRGDLIFVGSDVALRQRPHMGAYGAAKAALVAMVTNYQMELEGTGVRASIVHPGPTKTSMGWSLPAELIGPALEDWAKWGQARHDYFLRAADLARAITFVAETPRGGFIANMELQPEAPLAHTKERQQLKVDEEALSGASEATGE; from the coding sequence ATGCCACGTTTCGAGCCCCTGCCCGACCGCCGACCAGCGCTGGTGGCCGGCGCCTCCTCCGGTATCGGCGCCGCGACGGCGATCGAGCTTGCCGCCCACGGTTTTCCGGTCGCCCTCGGAGCCCGCCGGGTGGAGAAGTGCCAGGAGATCGTCGACACCATCCGCGCCGAAGGGGGCGAGGCCATCGCGGTCCATCTCGATGTCACCGACCCCGATTCGGTGAAAGCGGCCGTCGAGCAGACCACCTCAGAGCTCGGCGACATCGAGGTGCTGGTCGCCGGGGCCGGCGACACGTACTTCGGGAAGCTGGCCGACATCAGCACCGAACAGTTCGAATCGCAGATACAGATCCACCTGATCGGCGCCAACCGGGTCGCCGGGGCCGTCCTGCCCGGCATGATCGAACGGCAACGCGGGGATTTGATCTTCGTCGGATCCGATGTGGCTCTGCGGCAGCGGCCGCACATGGGCGCCTACGGAGCTGCCAAGGCTGCGCTCGTCGCGATGGTCACCAATTACCAGATGGAACTCGAAGGAACCGGCGTACGCGCCTCGATCGTGCACCCCGGGCCGACGAAGACGTCGATGGGCTGGAGCCTGCCGGCCGAGCTGATCGGGCCGGCGCTCGAGGACTGGGCCAAATGGGGCCAGGCGCGCCACGACTACTTCCTGCGCGCCGCCGACCTGGCCCGGGCCATCACCTTCGTCGCCGAAACCCCCCGCGGCGGTTTCATCGCGAACATGGAGTTGCAGCCCGAAGCGCCGCTCGCGCACACCAAGGAACGTCAGCAACTGAAAGTCGACGAGGAAGCCCTCTCCGGGGCGAGCGAAGCGACGGGAGAATAG